Part of the Bacteroidales bacterium genome is shown below.
AGTTTCTCAATTTATTACTGCCAGCATAATAATAAGTATTGTATTTTACATTGTTCTTCCAATTGTAATATCAAAACTACAAGAAATACCTTTATCGTTTACTGAAATAATTAATATTCATAAATCATTTCAAATATTATGGATACTTGATGCAATTCCAATATTGCTTATCTTATATATTATATTGTTAACACGAGGATTTAAGAAAAAGATTTTTATTCTGGAGGATAATATTGTTCAAGAAAATATAAAAGCTGATAAAATTCTACATTTTGTTGAAAAACTTAAAGATGGACAAACAGATGCAGAATATAAAACTTATGGTGAAAAAGATTATATTGGTAAATCCATGGTAAGTTTGCGTGATAATCTTAAAAAAAACAAAGAAGAAGAATTAGCAAGAAAAAAGGAAGATGATCAACGAAACTGGATTGCCGAAGGATTAGCAAAATTTGGAGAAATACTAAGAAATAATAATGATGATATTGAAAAACTTTCTTATGAGATAATTAGCAATCTTGGTTTATATATAGATGCTATACAAGGGAATTTTTTTATTTTAAATGACAATGATGAAAAAGATAAACACTTTGAATTAACTGCAAGTTTTGCTTACGATAGAAAAAAATTTGCAGATAAAAGAATTGAATGGGGAGAAGGTTTAATTGGAAGGGCAGCATACGAGCAAACAACACTTTATCTTGATGAGGTCAATGATAATTATGTTGAAATAACATCAGGACTGGGAAAATCAAACCCAAGGTATATTTTAATCACACCTTTAAAAATAAATGAAGAAGTTCACGGTGTTATTGAACTTGCTCTTTTTAAAGAGTTAGAAAAATATGAAATAGATTTTGTTGAAAAGGTTGCTGAAAGTATTGCTTCAACCATTTCAAGTGTTAAGATTAGTTTACGAACTACAAAACTATTAGAAGATTCCCAAGAACAAGCAGAAAGACTTGCACAACAGGAAGAAGAAATGCGTCAGAACATGGAAGAATTGCAAGCAACACAAGAAGAAGCCGCTAAACAAAGCGAAAATTTTATTAGTTTTACTAATTCTGTTAATGATACATTAATCAGAGCAGAATATGATACAAATGGTATTTTAACATATTCAAACGCCAAATTCTTTGATTTGCTCGGTTATGATGGAAATACTGAGGTTGAAGGAATGCATGTTACAGAATTTATTTGCGATGAGGATAAAGATTGGTTTAATAAAATTTGGAACGAATTATCAATTGGAGGAAAACATTACGAGGGTTTTATGATACATAAAACCAAAAGCGGAAAAGACTTATGGACTATTTCAACTTATTCATGTGTAAAAGATAATATGGGAGGAGTAGAAAAAATCCTCTTTTTAGGAATTAATGGAACATCAATAAAAAATCAAAATATTGACCTTGAATCAAATGTTAAAGCTATTAATAATACCTGTATTAAAGTTGAATATTCTATTAAAGGAAAAATAATTACATGTAATGATAAATTCTTATTAACATTTGGATACTCTGAAGAAGAAATAAAAGATAAAAGTATATTCAATCTGATGAAAGAAGAAGAAATAGCTGCATTTGAAGAGATATGGAATAATGTGGTAAATGGAAAATTCTTTAAAGGAAATGTAAAACTATATACAAAAGAAGGTATCGAAAAATGGTTCCAATTGACATATTCTCCCATGAAAAATATTGCCGGAGAAATTGAAAAAATTATATCAATCTCATGGGAAATTACAGAGGACAGAGAAAATAAAAATAAACTTAGAGAACAAACAAATAAAGTAACTGAACTTGAAGAAAAACTTAAAACTGTAGAAAAAGAATTATCAAAAAAAGGAAAAAAATCATACGAAAAATAGTAAATAGTAAATCATAAATTAATAGTCCCCAAGGGTTTCTTTTATTTGATTTAGTGCTAATTCCATTTGTTCATCATTTGGTGCAACACCATGCCATTTATGTGTTCCCATCATAAAGTCAACACCCATTCCCATTTCGGTTTTCATCAGTATTACTATAGGTTTTTCCTTACCCGTTTGCAATTTTGCCTTATTCATGGTATTTATTATATCTTCAATATTATGTCCATCCATTTTCAATACAATCCAGCCAAAAGACTGCCATTTAGCTTTTAAATCACCTAAAGAAAGTACATCATCAACGGGTCCATCAATTTGTTTATTATTATAGTCAACTGTAGCAATTAAATTATCAATTTTTCTTGCTGCTGCAAACATTGCAGCTTCCCATATTTGTCCTTCCTGTAATTCACCATCGCCATGTAATGTATAAATCAGATTGTTATCATTGTTTAGTTTTTTTGATAAAGCAGCACCACAAGCAATTGATAAACCTTGCCCAAGTGAACCGGAAGCAATACGAATACCTGGAAGTTTTTCTTCTGTTGCAGGATGTCCCTGTAAACGGGTATCTGTTTTTCGTAAAGTTGCAAGTTCACTTAAATTAAAATATCCTGCTCTTGCCAAAACACTGTACCATGATGGTGCAACATGACCATTTGATAAAAAGAAAACATCCTGTCCTAAACCATCCATATCAAATTTATTTGGCTCATGTTTCATTATATTAAAATAAAGAGTAACCATAAAATCGGCACATCCGAGCGAGCCGCCTGTATGACCTGATTTTGGAGCGTTTATCATTCTAATTATATCTCTTCTTACCTGACTTGCTGTTCTTTTTAGTTCTGAAATATTTTCCATTTTTAAGTTTTATTATTTGTTTATTGCAAGTATTTATTATTTCTTTTTTAGCTCTATAGATGAATTAAATTCCACCAATTTCTGCCAATCAATCCGTCCTGAATTATCACAGAACATTTTACTAAACTCTAATGTAAATTGATTTACCATCTGAGAATATGATTGTAAAAAATCATCATTTCTTTCTTTTGCTTTAGTACCTAATGGTTTAATTATTTCAGTATAAAGTTCAGCATTTCCTGAAATAAATTGCCAAAATTGCTGTCCACAATATTTATAATAATTATCTTTTTTATATGGATTCCTGTCTTTTCCATAGCAACAGCCATTTATAGGAACAACATTTATTTGAGAATTGCTTGTTCTTAAAGTCCGTATTGCAGTATTAAAATCAGAAACCATTTTAGCAATTTGACTACTATTACCCCAATTGGGACCAGATTTTATTGATACAATATATCTGATATTATCTTTATCAAATTCAAGGTCAATTCCCTGAATTCCGGATTTTTTTCCATTATATATTTCCTTGTTAATAAAAATTGCCAATCCTTCTAACCAATCTCCAAAAATTGTTTCTTCGTTTGACGAAATATGTGCATCAACAATACCCTTGATTATCTCTTGTGATGTTAATACATATTTTGCTTTAAAAAGATAAGGGTTTTTTCGTTTTAATACTTTCTTAAGTTTTAAAGTATTGAGACTTTCTATACGCTTTTCATGAAAAATACCAATATTATTTTCAACGTATTCTGTTATTTTAAATTGAATTGATTTTCCCATAATTTTCTTTTTCCTCAAAGAGACAATAAGTTTTTGGTTGAATTTGTTCTAATACCATTTCGTAATATTCGGGTAGAATGTCTATTCCAATGCTATGTCTTCTTAGTCTGTTTGCAACAAAAATTGTAGTTCCGGAACCCATAAAAGGATCTAAAACAGTATCACCTTGTTTAGTAAATAATTTAATAAACCATTCCGGTAAACTTCGAGGAAATGTAGCACTATGATTTTTATTATTGCATTCAGTTGCCATATGTAATACATTAGTTGGATATGCTTTTGTTCTTCCTACCCAATTTGAAACATTTTTACCAAATCCACTTCCTGCTTTTGAATTATCCCGTACCTTATCTGTATCACTTAAATTTTTAAGTCTTCCGTTTGCCCAATCGCCTACTGGAATCATAACTTCTTCCTGATACATATTAAATTTCTTGTTTTTATTAAACTGTAACAATCTTTCCCAACTATCCCTAAATCTATTAGGCCATTTCCCTGGATAACTGTTTTTTTTATGCCAAATAAATTCTTCGGTCCAAAGCCATCCTTGTTTTCTCATCTCTATAATTAAATCAAGAACATATGTATGTCTTTCTCCATTTACAACTTTCTCTTTAATATTTAGAATAAATGTTCCCTTTGGGCTTAATACTCTTAACAGTTCTTTTGAAATAGGTAAAAACCATTTTACATATTTGTCAGGTGTAATACCGCCATATGCTTTTTGCCTTTGGTCAGCATAAGGCGGTGATGTTACAATCAAGTCTACTGAATTATCAGGGATTTGCTTTAATTCTAATTTACAATCTCCTAAGTATATGTCTGTATTAATTTCCACTTTTAATAATTTTATGTAAAGATAACGAATTTTGTTAAGATTATTTCTTTTTAATTACGAGAGAATTATTGTAATTTTTTTATTAAATTGTAATATAAAAGTTAATATAAAAAGTTAATTTTGGATTTTTAAAATATTTTAAAACATAATTAGTGAATGGGACTACAATGTGGAATAGTAGGTATTACAAATGTTGGTAAAACAACAATATTCAATTGTTTTTCAAATACCAAAGCTGAATCAACAAATTATGCATTTAGTACAAATAAATCGAATATTGGAATAGTTAATGTTCCT
Proteins encoded:
- a CDS encoding PAS domain S-box protein, with product MNNKISKQLVSQFITASIIISIVFYIVLPIVISKLQEIPLSFTEIINIHKSFQILWILDAIPILLILYIILLTRGFKKKIFILEDNIVQENIKADKILHFVEKLKDGQTDAEYKTYGEKDYIGKSMVSLRDNLKKNKEEELARKKEDDQRNWIAEGLAKFGEILRNNNDDIEKLSYEIISNLGLYIDAIQGNFFILNDNDEKDKHFELTASFAYDRKKFADKRIEWGEGLIGRAAYEQTTLYLDEVNDNYVEITSGLGKSNPRYILITPLKINEEVHGVIELALFKELEKYEIDFVEKVAESIASTISSVKISLRTTKLLEDSQEQAERLAQQEEEMRQNMEELQATQEEAAKQSENFISFTNSVNDTLIRAEYDTNGILTYSNAKFFDLLGYDGNTEVEGMHVTEFICDEDKDWFNKIWNELSIGGKHYEGFMIHKTKSGKDLWTISTYSCVKDNMGGVEKILFLGINGTSIKNQNIDLESNVKAINNTCIKVEYSIKGKIITCNDKFLLTFGYSEEEIKDKSIFNLMKEEEIAAFEEIWNNVVNGKFFKGNVKLYTKEGIEKWFQLTYSPMKNIAGEIEKIISISWEITEDRENKNKLREQTNKVTELEEKLKTVEKELSKKGKKSYEK
- a CDS encoding transketolase; its protein translation is MENISELKRTASQVRRDIIRMINAPKSGHTGGSLGCADFMVTLYFNIMKHEPNKFDMDGLGQDVFFLSNGHVAPSWYSVLARAGYFNLSELATLRKTDTRLQGHPATEEKLPGIRIASGSLGQGLSIACGAALSKKLNNDNNLIYTLHGDGELQEGQIWEAAMFAAARKIDNLIATVDYNNKQIDGPVDDVLSLGDLKAKWQSFGWIVLKMDGHNIEDIINTMNKAKLQTGKEKPIVILMKTEMGMGVDFMMGTHKWHGVAPNDEQMELALNQIKETLGDY
- a CDS encoding cytosolic protein, whose product is MGKSIQFKITEYVENNIGIFHEKRIESLNTLKLKKVLKRKNPYLFKAKYVLTSQEIIKGIVDAHISSNEETIFGDWLEGLAIFINKEIYNGKKSGIQGIDLEFDKDNIRYIVSIKSGPNWGNSSQIAKMVSDFNTAIRTLRTSNSQINVVPINGCCYGKDRNPYKKDNYYKYCGQQFWQFISGNAELYTEIIKPLGTKAKERNDDFLQSYSQMVNQFTLEFSKMFCDNSGRIDWQKLVEFNSSIELKKK
- a CDS encoding site-specific DNA-methyltransferase, with product MEINTDIYLGDCKLELKQIPDNSVDLIVTSPPYADQRQKAYGGITPDKYVKWFLPISKELLRVLSPKGTFILNIKEKVVNGERHTYVLDLIIEMRKQGWLWTEEFIWHKKNSYPGKWPNRFRDSWERLLQFNKNKKFNMYQEEVMIPVGDWANGRLKNLSDTDKVRDNSKAGSGFGKNVSNWVGRTKAYPTNVLHMATECNNKNHSATFPRSLPEWFIKLFTKQGDTVLDPFMGSGTTIFVANRLRRHSIGIDILPEYYEMVLEQIQPKTYCLFEEKENYGKINSI